Proteins encoded in a region of the Candidatus Hydrogenedentota bacterium genome:
- a CDS encoding UDP-N-acetylmuramoyl-L-alanyl-D-glutamate--2,6-diaminopimelate ligase: MNRSQLCEAAGIPFQEGPDFIATGVTEDSRRVGPGFVFAALAGVHADGHEYAARAAEAGAVAVLGGREGIREFHGIPYLRAPEPRRAAALLAQALAGNPTRRQCVLGVTGTNGKTSTAHLVRAVLARAGRPCANFGTIAYHVGGETLNAPHTTPFPEDLAAMFARALDAGDRHVVMEVSSHALDQDRVAGVSFTAAAFTNLTQDHLDYHGDMDRYRAAKGRLFSAITPDPAAEWPRFTVVNAEDPAAPYFRGLSAVPCHGYGAGGEVRAEGVRMLFSGTAFRLVSPWGAADLSIRLAGMHNVSNALCAAALCLGLGLDVAEVAAGLESLDKVDGRFEAVHAGQPFHVIVDYAHTDDGLANVLRAARALCGKRVLTVFGCGGDRDRGKRPKMGAVAAQMSDFCVLTSDNPRTEDPHRILLDVEVGLQRAGKTKGGDYLVIESREEAIRTAVSMAGPGDLVMIAGKGHENYQIIGTERRHFDDRECALAALKALGHG, translated from the coding sequence ATGAACCGCAGCCAGCTATGTGAGGCGGCCGGCATTCCCTTTCAGGAAGGGCCGGACTTCATCGCCACGGGCGTCACGGAGGACTCCCGCAGGGTGGGGCCCGGCTTTGTCTTCGCCGCCCTCGCGGGCGTCCATGCGGACGGCCATGAGTATGCCGCGCGCGCGGCGGAGGCCGGGGCGGTCGCCGTCCTCGGCGGGCGCGAGGGCATTCGGGAGTTCCACGGGATCCCCTACCTGCGCGCGCCGGAGCCGCGCCGCGCGGCCGCGCTGCTGGCCCAGGCCCTCGCGGGCAACCCGACCCGGCGCCAGTGCGTGCTCGGCGTCACGGGCACCAACGGAAAGACCAGCACGGCGCACCTGGTGCGGGCCGTGCTGGCCCGCGCCGGCCGCCCCTGCGCAAACTTCGGCACCATCGCCTATCATGTCGGCGGGGAGACCCTGAACGCCCCGCACACCACGCCCTTTCCCGAGGATCTGGCGGCCATGTTTGCCCGCGCGCTGGACGCCGGCGACCGCCACGTGGTCATGGAGGTCAGCTCCCACGCCCTCGACCAGGACCGGGTCGCCGGAGTGAGCTTTACGGCGGCGGCCTTCACCAACCTTACCCAGGACCACCTCGACTACCACGGCGACATGGACCGCTACCGGGCGGCGAAGGGCCGCCTTTTCTCCGCGATCACGCCGGACCCGGCCGCCGAATGGCCCCGCTTCACCGTGGTGAATGCGGAGGACCCGGCGGCCCCGTATTTCCGCGGGCTCAGCGCCGTCCCCTGCCACGGCTACGGCGCGGGCGGCGAGGTGCGCGCCGAGGGGGTGCGCATGCTGTTCTCCGGCACCGCGTTCCGGCTGGTTTCCCCCTGGGGGGCGGCGGACCTGTCCATCCGCCTCGCGGGCATGCACAACGTGTCCAACGCCCTGTGCGCCGCCGCGCTGTGCCTGGGACTGGGGCTGGACGTGGCGGAGGTGGCGGCGGGGCTGGAGTCTCTGGACAAGGTGGACGGGCGCTTTGAGGCCGTCCACGCGGGGCAGCCGTTTCATGTGATTGTGGACTACGCGCACACCGACGACGGCCTGGCCAACGTGCTGCGGGCCGCGCGGGCGCTGTGCGGGAAGCGCGTCCTCACCGTGTTCGGATGCGGCGGCGACCGCGACCGGGGCAAACGCCCGAAGATGGGCGCCGTGGCCGCGCAGATGTCCGACTTCTGTGTGCTCACCTCGGACAACCCGCGCACCGAGGACCCGCACCGCATTCTCCTCGACGTGGAGGTGGGGCTTCAGCGCGCGGGAAAAACCAAGGGCGGTGATTATCTGGTCATCGAGTCCCGCGAGGAGGCCATCCGCACGGCCGTCTCGATGGCCGGCCCCGGCGACCTCGTCATGATCGCGGGAAAGGGCCACGAGAACTACCAGATCATCGGAACCGAACGGCGTCACTTCGACGACCGCGAATGCGCCCTGGCGGCGCTGAAGGCGCTCGGCCATGGATGA
- a CDS encoding transpeptidase family protein, with product MGYRKFSFKTPMLLRLDGERPGAPQRHAAWTVFVIFAAVAFVLVLRLHLLHFTPGEKLMEEQEFHVVEIPITEPRGEIFDRNGVILATNREASSLWVDPRKVPDDRRDAVAALISERVGLSPEDARAALVRTGKDGKDRKFAMLKRWMTDLPDEEAKRLQDETGGAVQVVKETVRHYPHKDAAAHLLGYVNRSGELCEGVEKAYNAHLKSRAGMLRARADTRRRPLSSETLDYREAEGGELLQLTIDLNIQHNLESALDARMAETEAKEAMGVVMNPKTGEIYALASRPAFNPNDYDKFPAELRKNRALVDVFEPGSAFKIVAAAAALEHGLITPNTMINCEGGRFNPYGHSIGDFHKLGVEPFWKCFEESSNIAIIKVAAMLGEARMEEWIRRFGFAAPTSRDFPGESVGLFRPRSKWSKLSMGALPMGQEISVTTLQLARAFAVLANDGRVVEPYFVERAVARDGRVTYQHESAVSERILSPRTVETMRMLCHQAVLHGTGQPANMMEYRAGGKTGTAQMARAGGGGYDASRYTAVFAGFAPVKDPQIVAAIVIQEPKIRLRYGGYVCGPVFKKVVGEALASMNVPGDPVTDPELVAKHMKEKAKAEKEKLAKNPKEKPAPAKAAAEPEPVEDADPDTAAFVPIDESLSAMITPLDGLELVARNMGDRLETSLPDLEGMTKRQARERLQRLGVPMDAQGEGWVVAQNPPPGTALGEDLVCRLEFARRGAPLPAEDTVKQENEPQPAM from the coding sequence ATGGGCTACCGCAAATTCTCCTTCAAAACGCCGATGCTGCTGAGGCTGGACGGTGAGCGCCCGGGAGCCCCCCAGCGGCATGCCGCCTGGACGGTGTTCGTCATCTTCGCCGCCGTGGCCTTTGTGCTGGTGCTTCGGCTTCACCTGCTTCACTTCACCCCCGGGGAGAAGCTGATGGAGGAGCAGGAGTTTCATGTGGTGGAAATTCCGATCACGGAGCCGCGCGGGGAGATATTCGACCGGAACGGCGTGATCCTCGCCACCAACCGGGAGGCCTCCTCGCTGTGGGTGGACCCGCGAAAGGTTCCGGACGACCGGCGGGACGCGGTGGCCGCCCTGATTTCCGAGCGGGTCGGCCTGTCCCCCGAGGATGCCCGGGCCGCGCTGGTCAGGACCGGTAAAGACGGCAAGGACCGGAAGTTCGCCATGCTTAAACGCTGGATGACGGACCTGCCCGACGAGGAGGCAAAACGCCTGCAGGACGAGACCGGCGGCGCGGTGCAGGTGGTGAAGGAGACTGTCCGGCACTACCCCCACAAGGACGCTGCGGCGCACCTGCTGGGCTACGTCAACCGGTCGGGGGAGCTGTGCGAGGGGGTGGAAAAGGCCTACAACGCCCACCTGAAAAGCCGCGCCGGCATGCTGCGCGCGCGGGCGGACACGCGCCGCCGGCCGCTGTCCTCGGAGACCCTGGACTACCGGGAGGCCGAGGGGGGGGAACTGCTTCAGCTCACCATAGACCTGAACATCCAGCACAATCTGGAGTCGGCCCTCGACGCGCGCATGGCGGAGACGGAGGCGAAGGAGGCGATGGGCGTCGTGATGAACCCGAAGACGGGCGAAATCTACGCGCTGGCCAGCCGCCCCGCGTTCAACCCGAACGACTACGACAAATTTCCCGCCGAACTGCGCAAGAACCGCGCGCTGGTGGACGTGTTCGAGCCCGGCTCCGCCTTCAAGATCGTGGCGGCCGCCGCGGCGCTTGAGCACGGCCTGATCACACCCAACACCATGATCAACTGCGAGGGGGGGCGCTTCAACCCCTACGGGCACTCCATCGGCGACTTTCACAAGCTCGGGGTGGAGCCCTTCTGGAAGTGCTTCGAGGAGTCGAGCAACATCGCCATCATCAAGGTGGCCGCCATGCTCGGCGAGGCGCGCATGGAGGAGTGGATCCGGCGCTTCGGGTTCGCCGCCCCCACGTCCCGCGACTTCCCCGGGGAGAGCGTCGGCCTCTTCCGTCCCCGGAGCAAATGGTCCAAACTGAGCATGGGCGCCCTGCCCATGGGGCAGGAGATCTCCGTCACCACGCTGCAGCTTGCCCGCGCCTTTGCGGTGCTGGCCAACGACGGGCGCGTGGTGGAGCCCTACTTCGTGGAGCGCGCCGTGGCGCGGGACGGCCGGGTCACCTACCAGCACGAGTCGGCGGTTTCCGAGCGCATCCTCTCCCCGCGCACCGTGGAGACCATGCGCATGCTGTGCCACCAGGCGGTGCTGCACGGCACCGGCCAGCCGGCGAACATGATGGAGTACCGCGCCGGCGGCAAGACCGGCACGGCGCAGATGGCCAGGGCCGGCGGCGGCGGCTACGACGCCAGCCGCTACACGGCGGTCTTCGCGGGCTTCGCCCCGGTCAAGGATCCCCAAATTGTGGCCGCCATCGTCATCCAGGAACCCAAAATCCGCCTGAGGTATGGAGGGTATGTGTGCGGGCCGGTCTTCAAGAAGGTGGTCGGCGAGGCGCTGGCCTCCATGAACGTTCCCGGCGACCCGGTCACGGACCCGGAACTCGTCGCCAAGCACATGAAGGAGAAGGCGAAGGCGGAAAAGGAGAAGCTGGCGAAGAATCCGAAGGAGAAGCCCGCGCCCGCCAAGGCCGCCGCGGAGCCGGAGCCGGTGGAGGACGCGGATCCCGACACGGCCGCCTTTGTCCCGATTGACGAGTCCCTCTCCGCCATGATCACCCCGCTGGACGGGCTGGAACTGGTCGCCCGGAACATGGGCGACCGGCTGGAAACCTCGCTGCCCGACCTGGAAGGCATGACCAAGCGGCAGGCGCGCGAGCGGCTGCAGCGGCTGGGCGTGCCCATGGACGCCCAGGGCGAGGGGTGGGTGGTGGCCCAGAACCCCCCGCCGGGCACCGCGCTCGGCGAGGACCTGGTGTGCAGGCTTGAATTCGCACGGAGGGGCGCCCCCCTTCCGGCGGAGGACACGGTAAAGCAGGAAAATGAACCGCAGCCAGCTATGTGA
- the rsmH gene encoding 16S rRNA (cytosine(1402)-N(4))-methyltransferase RsmH encodes MADTNGGAALHVPVMLREALEWLAVRPDGRYVDCTAGAGGHSAAIAERLTTGRLLALDRDPAAVETARRRLAPHGSAGVVRANYGELKEVLSGLGWGPVDGVLIDAGVSSMQIDTPGRGFSFQAPGPLDMRMDTTAPVTAASWLAGTTEAELARVLREYGDIGPAGRIARAVLARARAGRMETTEDLAAAVREALPFVKGEPAETRTVFQAVRIAVNDELSALRAGVGQALEAVAPGGRVVAITFHSGEDRIVKTLFREASRPVVELLRDGRRGASFPARFRLPVARPVVPGPEEARENPRAKSARLRVAERLAGGDGKEA; translated from the coding sequence ATGGCCGACACGAACGGCGGCGCCGCGCTTCATGTCCCCGTGATGCTGCGGGAGGCGCTGGAGTGGCTGGCGGTGCGGCCGGACGGCCGGTATGTGGACTGCACGGCGGGGGCCGGGGGGCATTCCGCGGCCATTGCGGAGCGGCTCACCACGGGCCGTCTGCTGGCGCTGGACCGCGACCCGGCCGCAGTGGAGACGGCGCGTCGGCGGCTGGCGCCCCATGGGTCCGCCGGGGTGGTGCGCGCCAACTACGGAGAGTTGAAAGAGGTGCTGTCCGGCCTGGGCTGGGGTCCTGTGGACGGTGTGCTCATTGATGCGGGGGTTTCCAGCATGCAGATAGACACGCCGGGGCGCGGATTCTCCTTTCAGGCGCCGGGGCCGCTGGACATGCGCATGGACACGACCGCCCCGGTCACCGCGGCGTCCTGGCTGGCGGGGACCACGGAGGCGGAACTGGCCCGGGTGCTCCGCGAATACGGCGACATCGGGCCCGCCGGCCGGATCGCGCGGGCCGTGCTGGCGCGCGCGCGCGCGGGGCGCATGGAGACGACGGAGGACCTGGCGGCGGCGGTGCGCGAGGCGCTGCCCTTTGTGAAGGGCGAGCCCGCCGAGACGCGCACGGTGTTTCAGGCGGTGCGCATCGCGGTGAACGACGAGCTTTCGGCCCTGCGCGCGGGCGTGGGGCAGGCGCTGGAGGCGGTGGCGCCCGGAGGGCGGGTGGTGGCCATCACCTTCCACTCGGGCGAGGACCGGATTGTGAAGACCCTGTTTCGGGAGGCCTCGAGGCCGGTGGTGGAGCTGCTGCGCGACGGGCGCCGGGGGGCGTCGTTTCCGGCGCGGTTCCGTTTGCCGGTTGCGCGGCCCGTGGTTCCGGGGCCCGAAGAGGCGCGGGAAAATCCCCGCGCGAAGAGTGCGCGGCTGCGCGTGGCGGAGCGGCTCGCCGGCGGCGACGGAAAGGAGGCGTGA
- a CDS encoding STAS domain-containing protein produces the protein MLNVERLENGAVTVLRLRGVIDEEGVAVLRLALSGCLRDGRHKVVLNLAGVGFVSYLSMAVILERLGQFRAAKGDLKLACLSLYMRMLLRQMALTHQFDCHETEVQAVTGFSAPVAA, from the coding sequence ATGCTGAACGTGGAGCGGCTGGAGAACGGGGCTGTGACGGTGCTGCGTCTTCGCGGCGTGATTGACGAGGAGGGCGTTGCCGTGCTGCGGCTGGCGCTTTCCGGGTGCCTGCGCGACGGGCGCCACAAGGTGGTGCTGAATCTGGCGGGGGTGGGGTTTGTGAGTTATCTGAGCATGGCGGTGATTCTGGAGCGGCTTGGCCAGTTCCGGGCGGCGAAGGGCGACCTTAAGCTGGCCTGCCTGAGCCTGTACATGCGCATGCTGCTCCGGCAGATGGCGCTGACGCACCAGTTTGACTGCCACGAGACCGAGGTGCAGGCGGTCACCGGGTTTTCCGCCCCCGTGGCGGCCTGA
- a CDS encoding DUF3299 domain-containing protein gives MRRKAKRDLLTLVGVIAVLAGIVLVNGYTRRDALRERYEQMRAAFEEKHRSDGVEVVDWEELRSVTGKRSTGAGFPETLKKKDGRLVNICGFMSPIDQFKNVTEFMLLPVPMTCYFCEAPPMRDIIEVKLAKPADMVNEPVLIGGRLRLHEGPKQMFFYTIEEARWNEAVKDEEQTDKVVGEDHRVHLQEGFRKLRDGDEEELLPGYTPPETPGAEAPAPTDTPPAQ, from the coding sequence ATGAGACGCAAAGCCAAACGCGACCTCCTGACCCTGGTCGGCGTGATCGCCGTGCTCGCGGGCATCGTCCTGGTCAACGGCTACACCCGCCGCGACGCCCTGCGCGAGCGCTACGAGCAGATGCGCGCGGCCTTCGAGGAGAAGCACCGCAGCGACGGCGTGGAGGTTGTGGACTGGGAGGAGCTGCGCAGCGTCACGGGAAAGCGCAGCACCGGCGCGGGTTTCCCCGAGACCCTCAAGAAAAAGGACGGCCGCCTCGTCAACATCTGCGGGTTCATGAGCCCCATTGACCAGTTCAAGAACGTCACCGAGTTCATGCTCCTGCCCGTGCCCATGACCTGCTATTTCTGCGAGGCGCCCCCCATGCGCGACATCATCGAGGTCAAGCTCGCCAAGCCGGCCGACATGGTCAACGAGCCCGTGCTCATCGGCGGCCGCCTCCGCCTGCACGAGGGGCCCAAGCAGATGTTCTTCTACACCATCGAGGAAGCCCGCTGGAACGAGGCCGTCAAGGACGAGGAGCAGACGGACAAGGTGGTCGGCGAAGACCACCGGGTGCACCTCCAGGAGGGTTTCCGCAAGCTCCGCGACGGCGATGAGGAGGAACTCCTGCCCGGCTACACGCCGCCGGAGACTCCCGGCGCGGAGGCCCCCGCGCCAACGGACACACCGCCCGCACAGTAA
- a CDS encoding ABC transporter permease, with protein sequence MSLWHVAWNYLWNRKLTTAMTIISVALGVALISAVLTLREQTQKRFEEEGQAFDLVVGAKGNPLQLVLSTVYFLDAPTGNMSRADFEEIAKLEDVEAAFPLGMGDTFKGYRIIGTDRALMDFTWGDRRPYELEEGVYFGKAYEAVIGAAVAQDTGLRVGSSFISTHGFVDMPGAHAHEDKPYTVVGVMRRSGTPNDRAIFCSMESVWDAHDHGDAEAEEEHGHEHDGEGDHDHDHAHDHGGADAEITAGLVKLASPALRFEYKDRINKQYNVMAAVPVNEIQKLYEQLLGTAKAVLLAIGYLVVVISSMSILIGLYMAILQRRRDLAVMRALGATRGEIFGAVLIEAFWVTVLGIGVGWLLGAVVCYGLGMYLVAKLGFHVSAVALGPDIITAYSAVLLMGLVAGILPAWQAYRTDIARDLAEL encoded by the coding sequence ATGAGCCTGTGGCATGTCGCGTGGAACTACCTGTGGAACCGGAAACTGACCACGGCCATGACCATCATTTCGGTGGCCCTCGGCGTGGCCCTGATCTCCGCGGTGCTGACGCTGCGCGAGCAGACGCAGAAGCGCTTCGAGGAGGAGGGGCAGGCCTTCGACCTGGTCGTCGGGGCCAAGGGCAACCCCCTGCAGCTCGTGCTCAGCACGGTGTACTTTCTCGACGCGCCCACGGGCAACATGAGCCGCGCGGACTTCGAGGAGATCGCGAAGCTGGAGGACGTGGAGGCCGCGTTCCCCCTGGGCATGGGCGACACGTTCAAGGGATACCGGATCATCGGCACGGACCGCGCGCTGATGGACTTCACCTGGGGCGACCGGCGTCCCTACGAGCTGGAGGAGGGCGTGTATTTCGGCAAGGCCTACGAGGCGGTCATCGGCGCGGCGGTGGCGCAGGACACGGGGCTCCGGGTCGGGTCGTCGTTCATCAGCACCCACGGGTTTGTGGACATGCCGGGGGCGCACGCCCATGAGGACAAGCCCTACACCGTGGTCGGCGTGATGCGCCGCTCCGGTACCCCCAATGACCGGGCCATTTTCTGCAGCATGGAGTCCGTGTGGGACGCCCACGACCACGGCGACGCGGAGGCGGAGGAAGAGCACGGGCACGAGCACGACGGGGAGGGCGACCATGACCATGACCATGCCCATGATCATGGGGGGGCGGATGCGGAGATCACCGCGGGCCTGGTCAAGCTGGCGTCGCCCGCCCTGCGCTTCGAGTACAAGGACAGGATCAACAAGCAGTACAACGTTATGGCGGCGGTGCCGGTGAACGAGATTCAGAAGCTGTACGAGCAGCTTCTGGGCACGGCAAAGGCGGTGTTGCTGGCCATCGGCTACCTGGTGGTCGTCATCTCCTCCATGTCCATCCTCATTGGCCTGTACATGGCGATCCTGCAGCGCAGGCGCGACCTGGCCGTCATGCGCGCCCTGGGCGCCACGCGCGGCGAGATCTTCGGCGCCGTCCTCATCGAGGCCTTCTGGGTCACCGTGCTGGGCATCGGGGTGGGATGGCTCCTCGGCGCCGTGGTATGCTACGGGCTGGGCATGTACCTGGTGGCGAAGCTCGGGTTCCACGTCTCCGCCGTGGCCCTGGGGCCGGATATCATCACCGCCTACTCCGCCGTCCTGCTCATGGGCCTGGTGGCGGGCATCCTCCCCGCGTGGCAGGCCTACCGGACCGACATCGCGCGCGACCTCGCGGAACTCTAG
- a CDS encoding ABC transporter ATP-binding protein — translation MVTMEGVRRTLGPGVAFQCDAFHAAPGDRVALWGPSGCGKSTMLNLISGLLRPHGGQIRVDGVDITGLSGSRLDAFRGERYGFIFQTFNLLAPFTTLQNVVLGMRFADVVPEKEWKTRATAMLERVRLGHRLHSRPGTLSVGERQRVAIARALVNRPKLIVADEPTGSLDPKTAESVMALLLELCAEEGVTLLLVTHDRAIAERLPQMHDCTDLVKETVS, via the coding sequence ATGGTGACAATGGAAGGCGTGCGGCGGACGCTGGGGCCGGGCGTTGCGTTCCAGTGCGACGCGTTCCACGCGGCGCCCGGCGACCGGGTGGCCCTGTGGGGCCCGAGCGGCTGCGGCAAATCCACGATGCTCAACCTGATTTCGGGGCTGTTGCGCCCGCACGGGGGGCAGATACGGGTGGACGGGGTGGACATCACGGGGCTGTCGGGCAGCCGGCTGGACGCGTTCCGCGGGGAGCGGTACGGGTTCATTTTTCAGACCTTCAACCTGCTGGCGCCGTTCACGACGCTGCAGAACGTGGTGCTGGGCATGCGTTTCGCCGATGTGGTGCCGGAGAAGGAGTGGAAGACGCGGGCGACGGCCATGCTGGAGCGCGTGCGCCTGGGGCACAGGCTTCACAGCCGCCCGGGCACGCTCAGCGTGGGCGAGCGGCAGCGGGTGGCCATCGCGCGGGCGCTGGTGAACCGGCCGAAGCTGATTGTTGCGGATGAGCCGACGGGCAGCCTGGACCCGAAGACGGCGGAGTCGGTCATGGCGCTGCTGCTTGAGCTGTGCGCAGAGGAGGGCGTGACCCTGCTGCTGGTGACGCACGACCGCGCCATCGCCGAGCGGCTCCCGCAGATGCACGACTGCACGGACCTCGTGAAGGAGACGGTGTCATGA
- a CDS encoding DUF4838 domain-containing protein has protein sequence MSRRTALGVMAGGALALGGRARAAADAPAFQTRGVVLYPFDLSLEDWPDRAAAAGLTTIGLHAGRRLDVLAEFVRSARGERFLSRCAALGLGVEYEVHAFGDLLSREWFASPDMDMFRMDASGARTPDFNCCPSSPRALEIIAEKAVAFGRVLNPTTGRYYYWPDDGREWCHCPKCAGLSATDQAVTVENAIAAALRRELDPAATLSHISYNMTLPPPKTVRPHEGLFLEFAPIARAYDHPIDDPDAPLSATPPEPSSHAGYLEILDANLAVFPRATAQVLEYWLDVSRFSGWKRPSVKIPWNPEVMRADAAAYAKRGIRHVTTFATWIDADYVGRFGDPPLAEYAAALGGQPHAVEK, from the coding sequence ATGTCGAGAAGAACGGCCCTTGGCGTGATGGCGGGGGGCGCGCTGGCGCTGGGCGGGCGCGCGCGGGCCGCAGCGGACGCCCCCGCGTTTCAGACGCGGGGGGTGGTGCTATACCCCTTTGACCTGTCCCTGGAGGACTGGCCCGACCGCGCCGCCGCGGCGGGCCTTACCACCATCGGTCTGCACGCGGGACGGCGGTTGGACGTGCTCGCGGAGTTCGTGCGTTCGGCCCGGGGGGAGCGCTTCCTGTCCCGTTGCGCCGCTCTCGGGCTGGGGGTGGAGTACGAGGTGCACGCTTTCGGCGACCTGCTGTCCCGCGAATGGTTCGCCTCACCGGACATGGACATGTTCCGCATGGACGCCTCGGGGGCGCGCACGCCGGACTTCAACTGCTGCCCCTCCTCGCCCCGGGCGCTGGAGATCATCGCGGAGAAGGCGGTGGCCTTTGGCCGGGTGCTGAACCCCACGACGGGGCGGTACTACTACTGGCCCGACGACGGGCGGGAGTGGTGCCACTGCCCGAAGTGCGCCGGCCTTTCGGCCACGGACCAGGCGGTGACGGTGGAGAACGCGATCGCGGCGGCCCTGCGGCGGGAGCTGGACCCCGCGGCCACCCTGAGCCACATTTCCTACAACATGACCCTGCCGCCGCCGAAAACGGTGCGGCCGCATGAGGGGCTCTTTCTTGAGTTCGCGCCCATCGCCCGCGCCTACGACCACCCCATAGACGACCCGGACGCCCCCCTGTCCGCGACCCCGCCGGAACCCTCCTCGCACGCCGGGTATTTGGAGATTTTGGACGCCAACCTGGCGGTGTTCCCCCGCGCCACGGCGCAGGTGCTGGAATACTGGCTGGACGTTTCCCGCTTCTCCGGCTGGAAGCGCCCCTCCGTGAAAATCCCCTGGAACCCGGAAGTGATGCGCGCCGACGCGGCGGCCTACGCGAAGCGGGGCATCCGCCACGTCACCACCTTCGCCACCTGGATAGACGCGGACTATGTGGGCCGTTTCGGCGACCCGCCCCTCGCGGAGTACGCCGCGGCCCTAGGAGGACAGCCTCATGCCGTGGAAAAGTAA
- a CDS encoding SMP-30/gluconolactonase/LRE family protein: protein MLIWVAPLLLTAHLSAGQNLAEAIQTLGKDAVWTELSSCALDFPSFHPQGMTAVGDRLFLSSVEVLDREAGKGTGHLFEMDRDGKKLREITLGEGALYHPGGIDHDGARLWVSVGEYRPDSHSIVYTVDPETLEAREQFRFADHLGAVAHLPEEGVLVGVSWGARRWYSWKTETRDGAVTVPDPDHPESRPNGNHYIDYQDMQRVPGTRLLLCAGLQQYTLPGSRLPALRLGGIDLVDTAGPVAVHQIPVPVRNAGAPAWTQNPFLAEAMEGGVRFLFISGDDRSTLHVFEAKPRP, encoded by the coding sequence ATGCTCATCTGGGTCGCCCCGCTCCTGCTCACCGCCCATCTCTCCGCGGGCCAGAATCTGGCGGAAGCCATTCAGACCCTGGGGAAGGACGCCGTCTGGACGGAGCTTTCGTCTTGCGCGCTGGACTTCCCCTCCTTCCATCCGCAGGGGATGACCGCAGTGGGCGACCGCCTGTTTCTGTCCTCGGTCGAGGTGCTCGACCGGGAGGCGGGCAAGGGAACCGGCCACCTGTTCGAAATGGACCGGGACGGAAAAAAGCTCCGGGAAATCACCCTGGGCGAGGGGGCCCTGTACCACCCCGGCGGCATTGACCACGACGGCGCGCGCCTCTGGGTGTCCGTGGGGGAGTACCGCCCTGACAGCCACTCCATTGTCTACACGGTGGACCCGGAGACGCTGGAGGCGCGGGAGCAGTTCCGCTTTGCCGACCACCTGGGAGCGGTGGCCCACCTGCCGGAGGAGGGGGTGCTGGTGGGGGTGAGCTGGGGGGCGCGCCGCTGGTATTCGTGGAAGACCGAGACCCGGGACGGCGCCGTCACGGTGCCGGACCCGGACCATCCCGAATCGCGCCCCAACGGCAACCATTACATAGACTATCAGGACATGCAGCGTGTTCCCGGCACCCGGCTGCTGCTCTGCGCGGGACTCCAGCAGTACACGCTGCCGGGGAGCCGTCTGCCCGCGCTGCGGCTGGGGGGCATTGATCTTGTGGACACCGCAGGTCCCGTCGCCGTCCACCAGATCCCCGTGCCCGTGAGAAACGCCGGCGCCCCCGCGTGGACCCAGAACCCCTTTCTGGCGGAGGCGATGGAAGGCGGGGTCCGCTTCCTCTTCATCAGCGGCGACGACCGCTCCACCCTGCATGTTTTCGAGGCGAAGCCGCGCCCATAA
- a CDS encoding DUF1559 domain-containing protein, with amino-acid sequence MPMRRKGFTLIELLVVIAIIGILAAILLPALARAREAARRSSCQNNLKQMGVVLKMYANEAKGSFPTIQGGYFPWRSATGRAASVDLSPNIFAIYPEYLADANVLVCPSDPEAGEAADLFTNPNNGELCVGSYLWPATGTGAGKQRCASATDISYSYIGWTLDCYTDRCGTEQFTAVQPILALLSTPPPIPTDSPGPAQLVAAVTKLFSTEVLQAMMAGANNVSPAQAAQLAAVFDSDIEGLLPGVGNGMGTTIYRLREGIERFLITDINNPGASALAQSGLPVMFDQVARVAEAYNHVPGGSNILFMDGHVEFQRYERLGDGLPNELVANSLAMMSGIFTE; translated from the coding sequence ATTCCTATGAGACGCAAAGGATTTACCCTGATTGAGCTGTTGGTAGTCATTGCCATCATCGGCATTCTGGCGGCGATTCTGCTGCCGGCGCTGGCGCGGGCGCGCGAGGCGGCCCGCCGCTCCTCCTGCCAGAACAACCTGAAGCAGATGGGCGTGGTGTTGAAGATGTATGCCAACGAGGCGAAGGGCAGCTTCCCGACCATTCAGGGCGGCTATTTCCCCTGGCGCAGCGCGACGGGCCGCGCGGCTTCCGTTGACCTTTCGCCGAACATCTTCGCAATCTACCCGGAGTACCTGGCAGACGCGAACGTGCTGGTGTGCCCGTCCGACCCCGAGGCGGGCGAGGCGGCGGACCTGTTCACGAACCCGAACAACGGCGAGTTGTGCGTGGGCAGCTACCTGTGGCCGGCCACGGGGACGGGCGCGGGCAAGCAGCGCTGCGCGAGCGCCACGGACATCAGTTACTCCTACATCGGCTGGACGCTGGACTGCTACACGGACCGGTGCGGCACGGAGCAGTTCACAGCGGTGCAGCCCATCCTTGCCCTGCTGAGCACCCCGCCCCCCATCCCCACCGACTCACCCGGCCCCGCCCAGCTGGTGGCCGCAGTGACCAAACTCTTCAGCACCGAGGTGCTCCAGGCGATGATGGCCGGGGCGAACAATGTGTCCCCCGCCCAGGCGGCCCAGCTGGCGGCGGTATTTGACAGCGACATTGAGGGCCTGCTCCCGGGCGTGGGCAACGGCATGGGAACCACCATCTACCGCCTGCGCGAGGGCATCGAGCGCTTCCTGATCACAGACATCAACAACCCCGGCGCATCCGCGCTGGCCCAGAGCGGCCTGCCGGTCATGTTCGACCAGGTGGCCCGCGTCGCCGAGGCGTACAACCACGTGCCCGGCGGCTCCAACATCCTGTTCATGGACGGCCATGTGGAGTTCCAGCGGTATGAGCGGCTCGGCGACGGGCTGCCCAACGAGCTCGTGGCGAACTCCCTGGCCATGATGTCCGGCATATTCACGGAGTAA